A single genomic interval of Dromiciops gliroides isolate mDroGli1 chromosome 1, mDroGli1.pri, whole genome shotgun sequence harbors:
- the LOC122745321 gene encoding LOW QUALITY PROTEIN: sialomucin core protein 24-like (The sequence of the model RefSeq protein was modified relative to this genomic sequence to represent the inferred CDS: inserted 1 base in 1 codon) yields the protein MMKTAKFLTPTAHFKEFSLTMKPIPKSKIKSTKPTMTQALATESCEKHINYSSCIGCKNATCHRTIFNSVIPTTFMRKSTLDFDATRFIGGIVLMLSEQAVVFSIYKXCKSNEQNYHILRRQHYGGN from the exons ATGATGAAAACAGCCAAATTCCTAACACCCACAGCCCATTTCAAGGAGTTCTCTTTGACAATGAAGCCCATACCCAAATCCAAAATAAAATCCACAAAGCCCACTATGACCCAGGCTCTGGCAACAGAAAGTTGTGAAAAACATATTAACTACAGTTCTTGTATTGGTTGCAAAAATGCCacatgccataggacaatttttAATTCAG TGATTCCCACCACTTTTATGCGAAAATCAACTCTTGATTTTGATGCAACTAGATTCATTGGAGGAATTGTTCTCATGCTAAGTGAGCAAGCTGTAGTTTTCTCTATATATA TTTGCAAGTCCAATGAACAAAATTATCATATACTTCGAAGACAACattatgggggcaactag